From one Butyricimonas faecihominis genomic stretch:
- the rlmB gene encoding 23S rRNA (guanosine(2251)-2'-O)-methyltransferase RlmB → MAKFKQECIFGIRAVMEAIQDEKEIDKVMFRQGIKGELFQQLFSLVRERQIQFQYVPEEVFKPFAGKNHQGVLAEVSPIPYQDINTVVDAVVAEGEMPLILILDRITDVRNLGGIARTAECAGVSAILIPNKNSAKISSDAIKTSAGALYHLPVCREKNLKKTIKELKRRGLTLFAATEKADKFYTEVDMKEGCMIIMGAEDTGIDEELLVLADQQIKIPQYGKIESLNVSAAAAILVYEAVRQRK, encoded by the coding sequence ATGGCAAAGTTTAAGCAAGAGTGTATTTTCGGAATTCGGGCCGTGATGGAGGCTATACAGGATGAGAAGGAAATTGACAAGGTGATGTTCCGTCAGGGAATAAAGGGGGAGTTGTTCCAACAATTATTTTCGCTGGTGCGTGAACGTCAGATTCAGTTCCAGTACGTACCCGAAGAGGTGTTTAAACCGTTTGCCGGGAAAAATCATCAAGGAGTTTTGGCAGAGGTTTCTCCAATTCCTTACCAAGATATAAACACGGTCGTGGATGCTGTGGTGGCGGAAGGGGAAATGCCATTAATACTTATCTTGGATCGGATTACTGATGTCCGAAATCTGGGTGGAATTGCCCGTACGGCAGAGTGTGCCGGGGTGAGTGCCATTTTAATTCCGAATAAGAATTCTGCAAAAATATCTTCTGATGCGATTAAAACATCTGCCGGGGCTTTATACCATTTGCCTGTTTGTCGGGAGAAGAATCTCAAAAAGACGATAAAAGAATTGAAACGAAGAGGGTTAACTTTATTTGCAGCCACGGAGAAAGCGGATAAATTTTATACCGAAGTGGATATGAAAGAGGGATGTATGATTATTATGGGAGCGGAGGATACTGGTATTGATGAAGAGTTGTTAGTATTGGCTGATCAACAAATTAAAATTCCCCAGTATGGGAAAATAGAATCTCTGAATGTTTCTGCTGCTGCCGCAATCCTTGTGTATGAGGCGGTGAGACAACGAAAATAG